One segment of Brassica napus cultivar Da-Ae chromosome C3, Da-Ae, whole genome shotgun sequence DNA contains the following:
- the LOC111213245 gene encoding UDP-glucuronate 4-epimerase 6 codes for MPPSATADTSKTVKLERYNSYLRKIHSTKVLNASSKVLFRATLLVALFLLLLFAFNYHPLSDSRAAASHHLHRRSFLSTGIFSSSSSSSAWEKRVRQSSTAKRQHGLSVLVTGAAGFVGSHCSIALRKRGDGVLGFDNFNDYYDTSLKRARQNLLEKQQVFIVEGDLNDGPLLRKLFDIVPFTHVLHLAAQAGVRYAMKNPQSYISSNIAGLVNLLEVAKAANPQPAIVWASSSSVYGLNTENPFSEEHRTDQPASLYAATKKAGEEIAHTYNHIYGLSLTGLRFFTVYGPWGRPDMAYFFFTKAILHGKSIDIYRTQDNQEVARDFTYIDDIVKGCVGALDTAEKSTGSGRKKRGPAQLRVYNLGNTSPVPVGRLVSILEGLLGTKAKKHLIKMPRNGDVPYTHANVSLAYRDFGYKPTTDLATGLRKFVKWYVGYYGIQPRVKKENSHADDSA; via the coding sequence ATGCCCCCATCGGCGACGGCGGATACAAGCAAGACGGTGAAGCTGGAGAGGTACAACAGCTACCTCCGCAAGATCCACAGCACCAAAGTCCTCAATGCTTCTTCCAAAGTCCTCTTCCGAGCAACACTGCTCGTcgctctcttcctcctcctcctcttcgcATTCAACTACCACCCACTCTCCGACAGCCGCGCCGCCGCATCGCACCACCTCCACCGACGCAGCTTCTTATCCACCGgaatcttctcctcctcctcctcctcttccgctTGGGAGAAGCGCGTGAGGCAATCCTCGACAGCAAAACGACAGCACGGTCTCTCCGTCCTAGTCACCGGAGCAGCCGGGTTCGTCGGGTCCCACTGCTCCATCGCCCTAAGAAAACGCGGCGACGGAGTCTTAGGGTTCGACAACTTCAACGACTACTACGACACGTCACTCAAAAGAGCAAGACAAAACCTCTTAGAGAAGCAACAAGTGTTCATCGTCGAAGGCGACCTCAACGACGGGCCCCTCTTGCGCAAGCTCTTCGACATCGTCCCTTTCACTCACGTCCTCCACTTAGCGGCTCAAGCCGGAGTTCGCTACGCCATGAAGAACCCTCAGTCCTACATTAGCTCGAACATCGCCGGTCTCGTGAACCTCCTCGAAGTAGCCAAAGCGGCTAACCCTCAGCCCGCGATCGTATGGGCCTCGTCGAGCTCCGTGTACGGGCTCAACACCGAGAACCCCTTCTCCGAAGAGCACAGGACGGACCAGCCGGCGAGTCTTTACGCGGCCACGAAGAAAGCAGGGGAGGAGATTGCGCATACTTACAATCACATCTACGGTCTTTCGTTAACCGGACTCCGGTTCTTTACGGTTTACGGTCCTTGGGGAAGACCGGACATGGCTTACTTCTTCTTCACTAAAGCCATACTCCACGGGAAGTCGATAGATATTTATAGAACTCAGGACAATCAAGAAGTGGCGCGTGACTTCACCTACATCGACGATATCGTTAAAGGATGCGTCGGTGCGTTGGACACGGCGGAGAAAAGCACCGGAAGCGGCAGAAAGAAGCGAGGGCCGGCTCAGTTGCGTGTTTACAACCTCGGGAACACTTCTCCGGTTCCTGTCGGGAGATTGGTTTCGATATTGGAAGGTTTGTTGGGCACGAAAGCGAAGAAGCATCTGATCAAAATGCCTAGAAACGGTGACGTGCCGTACACGCATGCGAATGTGAGCTTAGCGTATAGAGACTTTGGGTATAAACCAACGACGGATCTTGCGACGGGGTTGAGGAAGTTCGTCAAGTGGTACGTTGGTTATTACGGGATACAGCCGAGGGTAAAAAAGGAAAACTCTCACGCCGATGATTCCGCTtaa
- the LOC111207911 gene encoding U-box domain-containing protein 27-like has product MKSIRRDSDSSLIKATLFCLIAISSPRRVKLNLIREKLIKGLTKLLTDPTTASVSMTEKSLKLLEGLASTKEGRSEICGGDGECLKTVVKKLMKVSTAATEHAVTVLWSVSYLSRIQRASVSVTEKSLKLLKSLASTKEGRSEICGGDGECLKTVVKKLMKVSTAP; this is encoded by the coding sequence ATGAAATCAATTAGAAGAGACTCCGATTCGAGCTTAATCAAAGCGACGCTATTCTGCTTGATCGCAATCAGCTCACCGAGGCGCGTGAAACTCAATCTAATCCGAGAGAAGCTCATCAAGGGTCTTACGAAGCTGTTAACGGATCCAACGACGGCGAGCGTTTCGATGACGGAGAAATCTTTGAAGCTTCTCGAGGGTTTAGCATCCACAAAGGAAGGCAGATCGGAAATCTGCGGAGGAGACGGCGAGTGTTTGAAGACGGTGGTTAAGAAGCTGATGAAAGTATCGACGGCGGCGACGGAGCACGCCGTGACGGTGCTTTGGAGCGTCTCTTATCTTTCACGGATCCAACGAGCGAGTGTTTCGGTGACGGAGAAATCTTTGAAGCTTCTCAAGAGTTTAGCATCCACAAAGGAAGGCAGATCGGAAATCTGCGGAGGAGACGGCGAGTGTTTGAAGACGGTGGTTAAGAAGCTGATGAAAGTATCGACAGCGCCGTGA
- the LOC111203072 gene encoding uncharacterized protein LOC111203072, producing MENLPQDGEAQGGNGPRADPFRPQRQPQHPQRQFDQYYGLSKTNGVSEDAFKLKLFPFSLGDKAHQWEKTQPSDTVTTWEDCKRAFLEKFFYTSRTAKIRNEISGFQQKGLESFSEAWERFKGYWSQCPHHGFSKESLLSTFYRGALPQCRNRLDTAINGFFLGRTEKEAKELVENMAKSDSVYSEEHDRVNRNDDQQTKKEIKSLQEKMDLLLSNQAKQEQVNFVGVPIQEIPPKINEQGGYQQRQNTQQGSYQPRQNTLPGFNNNNNQSTQAQGSSSQAPASDTSVDAMFKKLLDFQAKNEKTMSDEFTKIHSKIDGSYNELNNKIRHLENQFASMNSQPSRQQGALPGKPEQNPKETMKAITLRSGKQLPPRTLIRDNEKQDGEVVINVDDDVVIMDEKTNEEILEKIVEAKGKGKIGEEKKGENKNEVATSSKGALFNPPPYEPKLPFPGRFKRQLLEQSKALFEKQMSEVQITMPIIDAFMLVPQYSKFLKDAVTKKKKEMEGMVVLTHECSYIIQRLTIPKKREDPGSFTLPCAIGQFTFERCLCDLGASVSLMPLSIAKRLDFTQYKKCRLSLVLADRLVKILIGILEDLPVMVGNCEIPTDFVVLEMDEEPTDPLILGRPFFPTAGAVVNVKKGKIDLHL from the exons ATGGAGAATCTGCCTCAAGATGGTGAAGCCCAAGGAGGCAATGGTCCAAGAGCTGATCCTTTTAGACCACAGCGCCAGCCACAACATCCACAGCGCCAA TTTGATCAGTACTATGGCTTGTCTAAGACAaatggtgtttctgaagatgcttTCAAGCTGAAGCTAtttcctttctctttgggagacaaggcacACCAATGGGAGAAGACTCAGCCAAGTGACACTGTCACTACTTGGGAAGATTGCAAGAGAGCTTTCCTAGAAAAGTTCTTCTATACTTCAAGGACAGCTAAGATCAGGAACGAAATCTCCGGGTTTCAACAAAAAGGTCTAGAGAGCTTCAGTGAAGcatgggagaggttcaagggTTATTGGTCTCAATGCCCTCATCATGGTTTCAGCAAGGAGAGCTTGCTTAGCACCTTCTATAGAGGAGCCTTACCACAGTGCAGAAATAGGCTTGATACTGCCAtcaatggtttcttcttggggagaactgaaaAAGAAGCAAAGGAACTGGTGGAGAACATGGCTAAGAGCGACTCAGTCTACAGCGAGGAGCATGATAGGGTCAACAGAAATGATGATCAACAGACAAAGAAAGAGATCAAGTCCTTGCAGGAGAAGATGGACTTGCTTCTTTCTAACCAAGCTAAACAAGAGCAAGTCAACTTTGTGGGTGTTCCTATTCAAGAGATTCCTCCCAAGATTAATGAG caaggaggATACCAGCAGAGGCAAAACACTCAGCAAGGGAGCTATCAGCCTAGGCAAAACACCCTTCCTGGtttcaacaataacaacaatcaGTCTACTCAAGCTCAAGGAAGTTCTTCACAAGCTCCAGCTTCAGATACAAGTGTGGAtgcaatgttcaagaaacttTTGGATTTTCAGGCCAAGAATGAGAAGACAATGAGTGATGAGTTCACGAAAAttcactccaagattgatggaagttacaatgagctcaacaacaagatcCGCCATttggagaatcagtttgcttcaaTGAACTCTCAGCCAAGTCGCCAACAAGGGGCATTACCTGGAAAGCCAGAGCAAAATCCCAAGGAGACCATGAAAGccatcacccttaggagtggaaaACAGCTACCACCAAGAACTCTCATTAGGGATAATGAGAAGCAAGATGGGGAGGTGGTCATCAATGTGGATGATGATGTGGTTATTATGGATGAGAAGACCAATGaagagatcttggagaaaatAGTTGAAGCAAAAGGAAAGGGTAAAATTGGAGAAGAAAAGAAGGGGGAGAACAAGAATGAAGTTGCTACTTCATCAAAAGGAGCTCTATTCaatcctcctccctatgaaccaaAACTTCCTTTTCCCGGTAGATTCAAGAGACAGCTTTTGGAGCAATCCAAGGctttatttgagaagcaaatgagtgaagttcagatTACTATGCCCATAATTGATGCCTTCATGCTAGTgcctcaatacagcaagttcctcAAGGATGCTgtaactaagaagaagaaggagatggaaggcatggTGGTTCTTACTCATGAGTGTAGTTATATTATCCAAAGGCTAACCATCCCTAAGAAACGTGAAGATCCAGGAAGCTTTACTTTACCTTGTGCCATTGGGCAATTTACTTTTGAGAGGTGTCTATGCGATTTGGGAGCAAGTGTGAGCCTTATGCCTCTCTCCATTGCTAAAAGGCTTGACTTTACAcaatacaagaagtgtagactctctcttgTGCTAGCTGATCGCTTAGTGAAGATTCTCATTGGTATCCTAGAAGATCTCCCTGTTATGGTTGGAAATTGTGAGattcctacagattttgtggtgttaGAGATGGATGAAGAACCAACAGATCCTTTGATATTGGGGAGACCTTTCTTCCCTACAGCAGGAGCAGTTGTGAATGTTAAGAAAGGGAAGATTGATCTTCACCTTTGA